Genomic segment of Ewingella sp. CoE-038-23:
TTGATCCTGCTCTATCAGGGGTGTTTCCAGCCACTATTGCGAGACACCTCGGAAAACAAAATTAACCAGCTACTCGAATGGCTGCATGGCCATTACAGTGAGGAGATTAACTGGCCGGAAGCCGCAGATCGATTTACGTTGGCACTACGTACCTTACATCGGCAAATGAAGCAGCAAACTGGTATGACGCCTCAGCGTTATCTTAATCGCCTACGTTTGCTCGAGGCGCGCCGCAGGTTACACCATAGCGATCAAAGCATTACCGATATCGCCTACGCCTGTGGCTTCAGCGACAGTAATCATTTCTCGACGCAGTTTCGCCGGGAGTTCTCCATGTCGCCAAAACTGATGCGCAACCAATTGCGTTAGCTGCCGCACCTTTTGGCTGCTTGATGCGGGTATAAAATTTGCCCTGCGCTTATATTCCTTTGACTGAATGGGTTTGGGGATAGCCACGATGCAGCTTAAATTAATGAAAAATGATTTTTTTCTGACCAATAAAAACTCCGTCATGGTGGCCGAACGCCACCCTCAGGCAAATTTCCCTTCCCATGATCACGACTTTGACGAGTTGGTGATTGTTTGGCGGGGTAACGGCACGCATATTTGGAATGGCATTCCTTACCCCATTACCTGCGGCGATCTGTTCTATATCAATGCCAATGACCGACATAGCTATGAGTCAGTCAATGACCTGGCGCTGGACAATATTCTGTATTGTCGCGAACGCTTTCGTCTGGCTGCCGATTGGACCCAACTGCTGCCAGGGGAGGGCGTAAGCCAGGAGCAGCGCTATTGGCGGCTCAGTTCCCTTGGCATGACGGCTTTACGGGATAAAGTCGACGAGCTTTCTGCTGAATGTATGAAATCAGAATCAATCTCGGTTCAGCTCAGTGAAGCATTATTGATGCAGCTCGCCCTCTTGCTGCTGCGTTATCGTCACCCGCCAAATAGCGGCGTTTTACCCGATGCTCACCAGCTAGATCTGCTGCTGATGGCACTGCGAGCGAGTATTAGCGAGCCGTTCCATCTGGAGAGTTTCTGCCAGAAGCACGGCGTAGGGCTACGCGCAGTGCGAGCCTTGTTCAAACAGCATACCGGCATGAGCGTGTCGCACTACTTAAGACAACTACGGCTGTGTCGGGCTATGAGTTTGCTGCGCTATAGCGATCGGACCATTGGTGAAGTTGCGGCGGAATGCGGCTTTGATGACAGCAACTATTTTTCAGTGGTGTTTAACCGAGCCTGCGGGGTATCGCCAAGAGATTATCGCCAGCGCTTTATGAAACATGTCGTTAAGCCGATGGTGGTGCCGACATTATCCTGATGCTCATGGAGCGACTGCCACAGTGAGTTTATCTTTTTGGCAGTCGCTGTAGGCAATGTGATTAAGGGATTAGGCCGACATTCCCATGCCCACGATGTTGGCGGCCAGAATAATGATCAGACATCCTAGAGACAAAATTGCCACCGGCTTCCTGCCCACGCCTAGCCACTCTTTGAGCAACAGGCCAACAATACCGCCACACAAGACGTAGAAACTCATGTGTAACATCCAGCTCATGTAGCCGTACTCTGACGGAATGCTGGCGTGGCCCCACGCATAGAAGAAGAATTGCAGGTACCACATGGTGCCGCCCAAGATGGCAAACAGCGCATTCGTGATGAGCAGGGGTTTAGCAATCGACAGATCTGCTTTCACGGAAAGTTCGCGACGGGTTGCCAGCCGAATAAAGCAGAAGCCGAGGTTGACGATCGCGCCGCCGCCCATAATGACAACATAGCTTGGCAAGGCAACATAGAGGGGATTCAAACCTAGCTGCGCGGCTGATTCATGCATAGGCGTCGCGGCGCTCATGGCAAATGACATTCCGGCGGAGAAAATACCGCAGAAAGCGGCCAAAATAAGCCCCTTCTTGAGGTTAAACTCCTCTGCTTTGATGCCCAGCGATTTTTCCTTCAGGTAGCCTGCGTAGCTGACCACGGCAACGCCAATCACCGCGACCAACACGCCGAGCAGCGTCATTCTGCCGCCCGCCGTTCCTATCAGCACATCAACTTTCCCTTGCAGAACGGGTGTCATGAGCGTGCCAATTATGAGGGTGATACCGATGGCGATGCCTATCCCCAGCGACATGCCTAAATAGCGCATGGTCAGGCCATAGTTGATATTACCTATGCCCCACATTGCCCCAAACAGGAAGATAGGTAGCAGTGTTGAAAGACTGAATGAGCTGTAATAGGCCCAAAAATCTGGCAATAAAACATAGCTCACTGCCCAGGGCAGAACTATCCATGAGAAGAGGCCGGCCATCGACCACATGGTCTCCCACGACCACTTTTTAACTTGCTTGAGCGGGGCGTAAAAACAAGCTGCGCTGGCGGCGCCCACCAAGTGCCAGATAATGCCAAGAATAATAGAACTGCTCATACTGATAACCCTTTTTCGTTATTCATACTGGTTGTAGATGAGGTTGTTATGTGAGGGCACGTTTTACTGCCGCGATAAACGTTAAGGGCGGCATTGAGCGAAGTTTAGGCAGGGTTGTTATTGGGTACCTTCCACTGAGTGCCATCATTGGGGCGCATTTGGCATTCGCTAAAAGATGGTGATGTGGCAGTTCACAGATTAGAAATGGCAGCTAAAAAAGAGGGGAGGGGGTATTTAATTTGGTCAGGCTAAGAAGGCCATAATCACCATCGCGGAATATATCCGGGTAATTTCTACTCTTGGCACTCGTCCGAGAGGTAACAGACTGATGTAACATAGGCAGTGAATGGTGCTATTTCATTCAGCAGCCTTAATGGATAAACGAGGTTGTCATAATAATGAAATAAATTTTCTCAGGAATAATGGTTAATGCCAATTTTCTTGGCGTATTAAGCATCCATTTTTTTAATGTTTGAAACATTAAACTCGCCGTTATTCACAGCGAGTTTTTCATGTTATCTGTCGAAAGAATAGCTTCCCAAGAATAAAGTATTTTATTTCTTCCGCTATTTTTGGCGTGATAAAGCAACTGATCTGCCGCAGTTAATGCGGAAGGGAAATCGCCGTCATGGAGGGTAGAAAGCCCGGCACTGACTGTCACATGGGTGGAAACATCAGCATTAAAGTTATGCGGAATATTTAAGCTCAGCACCTTATTTTGAATGCGCTCAGCCATGCGTACCGCGTAGTCCTGGGACACATTCGACATAACTACCAGAAACTCTTCACCCCCGTAGCGCACCACCACGTCGCGAGAACGAACGGCATCGCGTATGGCTGCTGCGACCCGCACCAAAGCCTGATCTCCCATGGTATGACCATAGTTATCGTTGTAGGCTTTGAAGTGGTCAATATCGAGCAACATCACGTAATGGCTGGATTTGTCCTGACTGAATACGGTTTCTAGCTTGTTTTGTAAGCCGCGGCGATTATACAAACCGGTAAGGGGATCAAGCATACTAAGATCGCTAAATTTTTCCCTTTCGCTATAGAGATTAGTCAACATTCGGCGGGTGAAGGCGTCGCTGCGTTTAAGCATCATATGGTGCAGATACAGCCCAATGAGCGGCAGGGCAACGGTGAAAATTATCTTGGAGATGTGAGTGAAACCGTCTAAAAAAATAACGGTTCCAGTGGAAGGTGCTACATGAAGGCAAAATGCCAGGAAATTATCCGATAAAGCGATAACGCTAATAAAGAATATACTGAGCAGGCTGACCAGCAAGTAACTCTTATCATAGTCACCGATTTTATCGAACTGCAGAATTATATGCCATGCCCATAAACTGCCGACCAAGATGGAGCAGATACTTAAACGGAATAGCTCAGTTTTTTTATTCAAATAAATGAATATTAATCCTGATACGCACACCACCCCAATAATCATTAAGGGTAGGCTGGATTTAGCCATCTTTACTGCTGGGTTAATCATTGAAAATAGGGCCGATGCACTATTTAAGAAAAAGAATAACAATAGCGAAAGACGATGTTTGCTTTTTAGCAATTCATCATAGGCATGAAATATCATTAAAATTCACTCTATTTAGGGTCCGGCCTTATGAATAGTTCAATGCTGCAATATCTGCAGTAAATAGCTGAGTTCAAATAAATTGACGACTAATAATCTAGGAAGGTGATTATTTAAATTCGATAGGTTATTAAATACCGAACTTAAAACTATCACTTTTGGTTACCACTGTCACCTTAACGGGCGCGTGGCGGGCAAAATGATGCGCGATGAGAAAAATTGCTATATGCTATTGGTTCTCATTATCACTGTATGGCAAAAATCATGATTGCAGCGATGGTAGCGGCGTGTGGACTCTGGGGAGTGAGTTGGTTTTTAGGTAAAAGGCTGACCAGCGGCTGGGGCGTACTTTTGCCTTGTGCGCTGCTGCCCTTCTTGGCTTTAGCCAATCTTTCGTTGGATAACCTACGCGTACTGGTCGTTATTGCGATGCTCGCCACGCTGGTGATGTTGCTGCATAAAACACTTCGCCACTATTTACTCCTGCCGTCGTTTGTTGCACTGGCAGGCGGGCTGACAGCACTCTCTTTAAATTTCAATCTGCTATAACAGGACGGGCGAAAGGATAAATCGTTTAACAAGGTTTAGGGGTTTTGGGTGACTGACTGTTGCCTGAAAGGCAGAGATTTTTTTGAGAAAAGACAGAGACTTGCAAGAGGGGATGTCGATATTTGAAGAGAATCATGTGGTGCGAAGGGAGGGACTCGAACCCTCACATCCTAAGGACACTAACACCTGAAGCTAGCGCGTCTACCAATTCCGCCACCATCGCACAGATGATTTCTTCTTTATATCTAACTGCCTGATTTATATCACCGGAGTGGTGCGAAGGGAGGGACTCGAACCCTCACATCCAAAGGACACTAACACCTGAAGCTAGCGCGTCTACCAATTCCGCCACCATCGCATCGTGCCGTGCAATATAAATTCAGTTTACTGCTGTTAACTCACTCAGTAGTTGTATTGGTGCGAAGGGAGGGACTCGAACCCTCACATCCAAAGGACACTAACACCTGAAGCTAGCGCGTCTACCAATTCCGCCACCATCGCATTCTCAGCAGAAAATTCATCAGAACTTACTCTGCGAGTAATACAACTACGGGGCCGAATTCTAGAGATTTCCGCTCCGCCGTCAATACTTATTTCCGCCATTGCCGACGTTTGGTGTAAAAAGCAGCATATTCACGGGGAATAGGGCTGTTTAGCTATTTACCAATAGGCCAAATGCAATGACTCGAGGGAAAGTTCGCCGCGTTTGATGTCTCCCTGAGTGAAGCCAAGGCCACGGCGATGTAAGGTGCCGCAGCCTGTACGGCTCCGGCGAGTTAAGGTTAGCGTTTTTTCTTTTTCGGATCGCGTGGCGTGCGGCCTAGCGTGGCCTGATACACCTTAAAGCGGCCATTCTGCGCCAACACTTCGTGGCTGCCGAAGGTGGCATCCAGCAGGGCAGCGTATGGCAGGAAGGCGTTAGCTACGATGCGCAGGTGCCCGCCGGTATTCAGGTGCTTGGCTGCGCCGCGAATCAGCTGTTCAGCCGCATGGAGGCTAGTTTGCAAGCCTTCGTGGAACGGCGGGTTGGAAATGATCATATCGAAACGACCCGCGATGTCGGAGTAGACATTACTGGCGATAACTTCACCCGGCAGGTCGTTAGCTGCCAGCGTCGCCCGGCTGGCTTCGATAGCCGCTGCGCTCACATCGCTGAGGGTGATTTTCATTTTTGGCGAATAAGTGGCCAATACTGCCGCCAGCACGCCGGAGCCGCAGGCGATATCCAGCACTTTGCCTTTCACCGGCTCTTCAAAGCTGTTGATTAACAACAGGCTGCCGCTATCTAGCCCTTCGCGGCTGAATACGCCAGGCAGGGTTTTAATGGCGACTTCTTCCACCATATAGGTGTCCCACCACTCTTCGGCGTCGAACGCAGGCTGTTTTTCCAAACGGCCGTGGTATAAGCCACAGCGGCGCGCGCTGTCGATTTTGCTCACTGCGCACAGGCCTTCGAGCACGGTTTCCACGCTGCGAACGCCACTGCGGTTCTCGCCGACCACAAAGATGTCGATACCGACTGGCAGCTGCGACAACAGGTTGAACAGTTGGAATTTTGCTTCCTGCTTGCTCTTCGGCCAGTAGTAGACCAGCAGGTCAGAAGGCTGGATAAATTCAGCATCGGCTAACAGGCTAAATTGCACATTGTCTTGTAATGCGCCGCTCAGCATCTGCCAGTGGTGATATTGATTGGTATGAACGCGAACCTCTTCGGCCTCGCACTCATCAACGAAAATGGCGGGTAAATCATCTTGTAAGTCACCGGCAAACAGCACGCGGCGCCCTGTAAATTCGTCACTGTGGCGCAGTATTACTTCACTTGCCGGGGTTAATGCAGACATCAGGTTGTGGCTCCTCAGGAATATGACCGGTGATTATAG
This window contains:
- the rhaR gene encoding HTH-type transcriptional activator RhaR, whose protein sequence is MQLKLMKNDFFLTNKNSVMVAERHPQANFPSHDHDFDELVIVWRGNGTHIWNGIPYPITCGDLFYINANDRHSYESVNDLALDNILYCRERFRLAADWTQLLPGEGVSQEQRYWRLSSLGMTALRDKVDELSAECMKSESISVQLSEALLMQLALLLLRYRHPPNSGVLPDAHQLDLLLMALRASISEPFHLESFCQKHGVGLRAVRALFKQHTGMSVSHYLRQLRLCRAMSLLRYSDRTIGEVAAECGFDDSNYFSVVFNRACGVSPRDYRQRFMKHVVKPMVVPTLS
- the rhaT gene encoding L-rhamnose/proton symporter RhaT; the protein is MSSSIILGIIWHLVGAASAACFYAPLKQVKKWSWETMWSMAGLFSWIVLPWAVSYVLLPDFWAYYSSFSLSTLLPIFLFGAMWGIGNINYGLTMRYLGMSLGIGIAIGITLIIGTLMTPVLQGKVDVLIGTAGGRMTLLGVLVAVIGVAVVSYAGYLKEKSLGIKAEEFNLKKGLILAAFCGIFSAGMSFAMSAATPMHESAAQLGLNPLYVALPSYVVIMGGGAIVNLGFCFIRLATRRELSVKADLSIAKPLLITNALFAILGGTMWYLQFFFYAWGHASIPSEYGYMSWMLHMSFYVLCGGIVGLLLKEWLGVGRKPVAILSLGCLIIILAANIVGMGMSA
- a CDS encoding GGDEF domain-containing protein translates to MIFHAYDELLKSKHRLSLLLFFFLNSASALFSMINPAVKMAKSSLPLMIIGVVCVSGLIFIYLNKKTELFRLSICSILVGSLWAWHIILQFDKIGDYDKSYLLVSLLSIFFISVIALSDNFLAFCLHVAPSTGTVIFLDGFTHISKIIFTVALPLIGLYLHHMMLKRSDAFTRRMLTNLYSEREKFSDLSMLDPLTGLYNRRGLQNKLETVFSQDKSSHYVMLLDIDHFKAYNDNYGHTMGDQALVRVAAAIRDAVRSRDVVVRYGGEEFLVVMSNVSQDYAVRMAERIQNKVLSLNIPHNFNADVSTHVTVSAGLSTLHDGDFPSALTAADQLLYHAKNSGRNKILYSWEAILSTDNMKNSL
- a CDS encoding DUF1435 domain-containing protein, with the translated sequence MIAAMVAACGLWGVSWFLGKRLTSGWGVLLPCALLPFLALANLSLDNLRVLVVIAMLATLVMLLHKTLRHYLLLPSFVALAGGLTALSLNFNLL
- the rsmC gene encoding 16S rRNA (guanine(1207)-N(2))-methyltransferase RsmC — encoded protein: MSALTPASEVILRHSDEFTGRRVLFAGDLQDDLPAIFVDECEAEEVRVHTNQYHHWQMLSGALQDNVQFSLLADAEFIQPSDLLVYYWPKSKQEAKFQLFNLLSQLPVGIDIFVVGENRSGVRSVETVLEGLCAVSKIDSARRCGLYHGRLEKQPAFDAEEWWDTYMVEEVAIKTLPGVFSREGLDSGSLLLINSFEEPVKGKVLDIACGSGVLAAVLATYSPKMKITLSDVSAAAIEASRATLAANDLPGEVIASNVYSDIAGRFDMIISNPPFHEGLQTSLHAAEQLIRGAAKHLNTGGHLRIVANAFLPYAALLDATFGSHEVLAQNGRFKVYQATLGRTPRDPKKKKR